From the Paenibacillus sp. R14(2021) genome, the window GGTGTCCGTGCAGATCGCGATATTTCTGTGGCCGAGTGACCACAGGTGGTCGACCGCGAGCTTAGCGGCAAGCGCACTGTCCGCATGAACCGTATTCGTCTCGACGCCGGGCAAATATCGGTCGATCAGCACGAACGGATAACCGTTCATTTTGAGCGTAATGATTTCTTCGTTGTACACATCCGCATCCACAGGGAAAATAATAAGCCCGTCAACGCTGTCACGCAGCTCCCGTATAAGCTCTTTCTCCCGTTCCTTGGAATTGAACGTGAACATGATGGACAGCGAGCAACCCCCGCTCTCCAGCGAATCCGTTATGCCCGCGAGCAGACGGATGGCAAAATAATCGCTGACCGAGGGGATGATAAGGCCAACCTTAGGCCGTTCTCGCCGCTTCTCCGCTTGCATAGGCTGGACAAGCTGAGCAGGCTGGGCAGACTCGAGGGCCGCTGCGGCGGCCGCAACAATCACACCCTCTGGATCGCATTTCACGTAAGTGCCGCGCCCCGGAATCCGATAAATCCACCCTTCCCGCGCCAGTTCGCTGAGCGCATTAGCGACCGTAATCCGACTGACGTCGAACTGCTCCAGAAGCTCCTTCTCCGTTGGAATTTTGTCGTCGGCAAGCAGCCGGCCCGTCCGAATTTCGTCTTTAAAGTGATTCTGAATTTGAACATACAGCGGTTCCCGATCCGAATTCAAAAGTTTCAGCCTCCCGACTCCATATATAAAAGTTATATCAAATATATC encodes:
- a CDS encoding GntR family transcriptional regulator, whose product is MNSDREPLYVQIQNHFKDEIRTGRLLADDKIPTEKELLEQFDVSRITVANALSELAREGWIYRIPGRGTYVKCDPEGVIVAAAAAALESAQPAQLVQPMQAEKRRERPKVGLIIPSVSDYFAIRLLAGITDSLESGGCSLSIMFTFNSKEREKELIRELRDSVDGLIIFPVDADVYNEEIITLKMNGYPFVLIDRYLPGVETNTVHADSALAAKLAVDHLWSLGHRNIAICTDTPLSAVSVDDRINGYMNALKEKEALINPALLLTNFDVRDAGLDADHPLVQLITSRAATAYIALNSTLGLHIAAVAKAAGLNMPGDLSVVTFDNPSRGMLDEQGIFTYIDQHEGEIGRRAGELMAAILQADGVGSVPAYNRIVLEPMLVVRGTTAAPRE